A DNA window from Gillisia sp. Hel1_33_143 contains the following coding sequences:
- the pfkA gene encoding 6-phosphofructokinase: protein MQEKIKKIGVLTSGGDAPGMNAAIRAVVRSCAFNNIECAGIYRGYQGLIENDIEELNARSVRNVISRGGTFLKSARSKEFQTKEGRQKAYNNLKNANIDALVVIGGDGTFTGGLLFDTEFDFPVIGIPGTIDNDISGTDFTIGYDTALNTVVEAIDKIRDTASSHNRLFLVEVMGRDAGDIALNSGIGAGAEEILIPEENTGVDRLIESLRKSKKTGKTSSIIVVAEGDKSGKNIFELAEFIEQNLDEYEVRVSVLGHIQRGGSPSCYDRVLASKLGVGAVDALLRGERTIMVGIHHQQVVSVPLKVAIQGEPKYDKNLRRVADITSI from the coding sequence ATGCAAGAAAAAATCAAGAAAATAGGAGTGTTAACATCTGGTGGTGATGCTCCCGGAATGAACGCCGCAATTAGAGCGGTAGTAAGAAGTTGTGCTTTTAATAATATTGAATGTGCTGGGATCTATAGAGGATATCAAGGTCTTATAGAAAATGATATTGAAGAATTAAATGCTAGATCGGTACGTAATGTTATAAGCAGAGGAGGAACTTTTCTGAAATCGGCAAGATCTAAAGAATTTCAAACCAAAGAAGGAAGACAGAAAGCCTATAATAACCTTAAAAATGCTAACATAGATGCATTAGTAGTTATTGGTGGGGATGGAACCTTTACCGGTGGGCTTTTGTTTGATACAGAATTTGATTTCCCGGTTATCGGGATTCCAGGTACCATAGATAACGATATAAGCGGAACAGATTTCACTATAGGATATGACACTGCTTTAAATACAGTAGTAGAAGCTATAGATAAAATTAGAGATACCGCAAGTTCTCATAACCGACTTTTCTTAGTGGAGGTTATGGGGCGTGATGCTGGAGATATTGCACTTAACAGTGGAATTGGGGCCGGGGCAGAAGAGATCTTGATACCTGAAGAAAATACAGGGGTAGATAGACTTATAGAATCTTTAAGAAAAAGTAAGAAAACTGGAAAAACATCCAGTATCATAGTAGTTGCTGAAGGCGATAAAAGTGGAAAGAACATTTTTGAGCTGGCAGAATTTATAGAACAAAACCTGGATGAATATGAGGTAAGAGTTTCTGTGCTCGGACATATTCAAAGAGGGGGTTCTCCAAGCTGTTATGATAGAGTATTAGCAAGCAAATTAGGAGTTGGAGCAGTAGATGCTTTGTTAAGAGGGGAGAGAACCATTATGGTTGGAATTCATCATCAGCAAGTGGTTTCCGTTCCATTAAAAGTTGCTATTCAGGGAGAACCTAAATATGATAAGAATTTGAGAAGGGTGGCAGACATCACTTCTATT
- a CDS encoding alpha-amylase family glycosyl hydrolase, whose amino-acid sequence MKRIALALATVAFMASCKNDKQEETVTQENEQETLAPVADSDLESSVIYEANIRQYSKEGSFKAFTKDIPQLKELGVKVIWLMPIYPVSVKNRKATGGGFVSDIKDEKEREKYLGSYYAVTDYTAVNPEFGTEEDFQDLVDTAHENGMYVILDWVANHTGWDSKWITEHPEYYTQNDKGEIIDPINPETGESWGWTDTADLNYDNKDLWTAMTNSLTYWVDKHQVDGFRADVAGEVPTEFWEQAVDKIKAIRPVFMLAESEDKDLFHKAFDMGYNWEGHHIMNDIAQGKATVEKWDAYMKKIDTTFQKDDILMNFVTNHDENSWSGTVKERMGDASETMLALTYTIPGMPLIYSGQEYGLDHRLKFFEKDSIPKTKGQVWDLMAKLGKLKNDDAALAGGKKASAYKRLTTSNDKNVLAFERANGDEKVIYIANMTKAPAEFTLDLKGDFHDYIKGQSVELKADQKMNFKPWEFIILTNR is encoded by the coding sequence ATGAAAAGAATAGCATTAGCGCTGGCAACAGTAGCATTTATGGCTTCTTGCAAGAATGACAAGCAAGAAGAAACTGTAACTCAGGAAAATGAGCAGGAAACATTAGCTCCTGTAGCAGATTCAGATCTTGAAAGTTCTGTAATTTATGAGGCAAACATTCGTCAGTATTCAAAAGAAGGATCTTTTAAAGCATTTACGAAAGACATTCCGCAGTTAAAAGAATTGGGAGTTAAAGTGATCTGGTTAATGCCAATTTATCCTGTTTCGGTAAAAAATAGAAAAGCAACCGGAGGAGGGTTTGTGAGTGATATTAAAGATGAAAAAGAGCGTGAGAAATATTTAGGAAGTTATTATGCAGTAACAGATTATACTGCTGTAAACCCTGAATTTGGTACTGAAGAAGATTTTCAAGATTTGGTAGATACCGCTCATGAAAATGGCATGTACGTGATCTTAGATTGGGTAGCAAATCACACAGGATGGGATAGTAAATGGATTACAGAGCATCCAGAATATTATACTCAGAATGACAAAGGTGAGATCATAGATCCTATTAATCCTGAAACTGGAGAATCTTGGGGGTGGACAGATACTGCAGATCTTAATTATGACAATAAAGATCTTTGGACTGCAATGACCAATAGTTTAACATATTGGGTAGATAAACATCAAGTAGATGGTTTTAGAGCTGATGTTGCGGGTGAAGTTCCAACAGAATTTTGGGAACAAGCTGTAGATAAGATTAAAGCTATTCGTCCGGTATTTATGTTGGCAGAGTCTGAAGATAAAGATCTTTTTCACAAAGCTTTTGATATGGGGTACAACTGGGAAGGTCATCATATTATGAATGATATTGCTCAAGGAAAAGCTACGGTTGAAAAGTGGGATGCTTACATGAAAAAGATAGACACTACCTTTCAAAAAGATGATATCTTAATGAATTTTGTAACCAACCACGATGAGAATAGCTGGAGTGGAACTGTTAAGGAAAGAATGGGAGATGCTTCTGAAACTATGTTGGCGCTTACCTATACAATTCCCGGAATGCCTTTAATTTATAGCGGACAAGAATATGGTCTTGACCATAGATTAAAATTCTTCGAAAAAGACAGTATTCCAAAAACTAAAGGTCAAGTTTGGGATTTAATGGCGAAATTAGGAAAACTTAAAAATGATGATGCAGCTTTAGCCGGTGGTAAAAAGGCATCAGCATATAAAAGGTTAACCACAAGTAATGATAAAAATGTATTGGCTTTTGAAAGAGCAAATGGAGATGAAAAAGTGATCTACATTGCGAATATGACCAAAGCTCCTGCAGAGTTTACTTTAGATCTTAAAGGAGATTTTCATGACTATATTAAAGGTCAATCTGTTGAACTTAAGGCTGATCAAAAGATGAATTTTAAGCCATGGGAATTTATCATATTAACAAATAGATAG